TACGGTTGTGACCGGCCGCGTCGAAACCGGCATCGTCAAGGTTGGTGAAGAAGTCGAGATCGTCGGCATCCGCGACACCCGCAAGACCACCGTCACCGGCGTCGAAATGTTCCGCAAGCTGCTCGACGAAGGTCGTGCAGGCGACAACATCGGCGCGCTGGTTCGTGGCGTGGGCCGTGAAGACGTCGAGCGTGGTCAGGTTCTGGCCAAGCCCGGTTCGGTCACTCCGCACACCGAATTCGACGCTGAAGTCTATGTGCTGTCGAAGGACGAAGGTGGCCGTCACACGCCGTTCTTCGCCAACTATCGTCCGCAGTTCTACTTCCGCACCACCGACGTGACCGGCGAAGTGATCCTCCCCGAGGGCACCGAAATGGTCATGCCTGGCGACAACGTGAAGCTCGGCGTCAAGCTGATCGCTCCGATCGCGATGGACTCGGGTCTGCGCTTCGCCATCCGTGAAGGCGGTCGTACCGTCGGCGCAGGGGTTGTCGGAACGATCTCGAAGTAATATAGGACCGCAGCGGCGCGAATCATCTGATTCGCGCCGCTCGGAATTTTCACCGCCCCGGATCGCCTTTCTCCGGCTCGAACGAGCTAGAAGGGCAATGAGTGGGGCGGTTTTGTTTTTTGGCTCTTTCGCATCGGTAGGAAAATGGACAGCAACATCCGCATTCGCCTTAAGGCGTTCGATCATCGCGTGCTCGATCAGGCAACCGGCGACATCGCCGAAACCGCCCGTCGTACCGGCGCCCTCATTCGCGGTCCTATTCCTTTGCCGACGCGCATCGAAAAGTTCACGGTCAACCGTGGGCCGCACATCGACAAGAAGTCGCGCGAGCAGTTCGAGGTCCGCACCTACAAGCGTATGCTTGACATTGTGCAGCCGACGCCGCAGACGGTCGACGCGCTGATGAAGCTGGACCTGGCTGCCGGCGTGAACGTCGAAATCAAGCTGGCCTAAGCCGGCAAGTCCCTGCCTTCTCGAAAGGTTGGCAGGGTATCGGGTATTCCGGCTCTCTATTCTTTTGGGGGGCGGAAGCTCAAACGACACAAGGGATACCGCATGGCCTGAGGCCGTGGTCCTGGTCCCCCGTCGCTGTCCCCGAGAGGGGGTGGCATCCAACCCGGACGGGGTGATCTACATATTGGGTTGGGCCGCGAAGGAGAGATCCTGAGCGGTTTTTTCGTTGGATACGCCCGCTGCTATGGCGGGCCTCTATGGGAGTAATCGGTGATGCGCACTGGCGTGATCGCTAAGAAAGTCGGGATGACCCGCCTGTTTCAGGACGATGGACGTCATGTCCCCGTCACTGTCCTCGCGCTCGAGGGCAACCAGGTCGTGGCACGCAAGGAAACCGATCGTGACGGCTATATCGCCGTGCAGCTCGGTGCCGGTGTTGCCAAGGCGAAGAATGTCGCCAAGCCGCAGCGCGGCCATTTCGGCAAGGCCGAGGTGGAGCCCAAGGCCCGTCTGGTCGAATTCCGTGTCGCCGAGGATGCGCTCCTCGATGTCGGCGCCGAAATCGCCGCTGACCATTTCATCGCCGGCCAGCTGGTCGACGTCGCTGGTCACACCCAGGGTAAGGGTTTTGCCGGTGCCATGAAGCGTTGGGGCTTCGGCGGTATGCGCGCCACGCACGGCGTGTCGATCAGCCATCGTGCCCATGGTTCGACGGGTAACCGTCAGGATCCGGGCCGCGTCTTCAAGAACAAGAAGATGGCCGGTCACATGGGTGATCGCGAGCGGACCCAGCAGAATCTCGAAATCGTCCGTACGGACGTCGAGCGCGGTCTGCTGTTCGTCAAGGGTTCGGTTCCGGGCGCCAAGGGCACCTGGCTGACCGTGTGCGACGCCGTCAAGGTGAAGCGCCCCGCCGACGTTCCGTATCCCGCCAGCCTGAAGGCTGCCGCGAACAGCAACAATGCTCCGGCCGAGACGCCTGCTGAAGAAGCGGCTGCTCCCGAAGCGACCGAAGGCCAGGAGGGCTAATCATGAAGGTCAATGTACAGACCCTCGACGCGCAGGCCGCCGGCGAACTGGAGCTCAACGATGCCGTGTTCGGCCTTGAGCCCCGCGCCGACATCCTGCACCGCGTCGTCACCTGGCAGCTCGAAAAGCGTCGCGGCACCGCTCGCGGTACGCGTGAGCGTTCCGACGTTGCGCGCACCGGCAAGAAGTTCGGTCGCCAGAAGGGCGGCGGTACGGCTCGTCACGGCGATCGCCGCGCTCCCGTCTTCATCGGCGGTGGTAAGGCTCACGGTGCCCGCGTCCGCGACTTCAACCCCTCGCTGAACAAGAAGGTTCGCGCGCTGGGTCTGAAGATGGCGCTGTCGTCGAAGGTGAAGGACGGTTCGCTGTTCATCATCGACAGCCTGGACGTTGCCGAAGGCAAGACCAAGGCGCTGGTCGCGAACCTTGCCAAGCTGAACCTGAACAAGGTGCTGTTCATCGACGGCGACGCCGTGAATGTCAGCTTCGCCAAGGCTTCGGCCAACATCATCGGCGTGAACCTGCTGCCGGCCGTCGGCGCCAACGTTTACGACATCCTGAAGGCCGATTCGCTGGTGCTGACCCGCGCCGCGGTCGAAAAGCTGGAGGCCCGCTTCAATGGCTAAGAAGGAAGCAGCGACCGTCGCCAACCGTCATTATGACGTGGTTGTCGCCCCGGTCATCACCGAGAAGTCGACGCTTCTCTCCGAAAACAACGCCGTTGTCTTCAAGGTCGCGAACGACGCGTCCAAGCCGGAGATCAAGGCAGCTGTCGAGGCCCTGTTCGGCGTGACCGTGAAGGCGGTCAACACGCTGGTGCAGAAGGGCAAGGTCAAGCGCTGGAAGGGCAAGCCCTACAAGCGTTCGGACTTCAAGAAGGCGATCGTGACGCTGGCCGAAGGCCAGTCCATCGACGTCACCACCGGTATCTGAGGCGGGATAGATGGCACTCAAGCACTATAACCCGACGAGCCCCGCACAGCGCGGCCTGATCCTCGTCGACAAGTCCAGCCTGCACAAGGGCAAGCCCGTCAAGGCGCTGACCGAAGGCAAGCGCAAGACCGGTGGCCGCAACAACAAGGGTCATGTGACCTCGCGCGGCATCGGTGGCGGTCACAAGCAGCGTTATCGCATCATCGACTTCAAGCGTCGCTTGTGGGATGTCGAGGGTACGGTCGAGCGTCTGGAATATGACCCCAACCGCACCGCGTTCATCGCGCTGGTCAACTATCCCGATGGCACCCAGGCCTATATCCTGGCACCGCAGCGCCTGGCGCCCGGTGACAAGGTCATCGCGGGCAAGAAGACCGACGTGAAGCCGGGCAACGCCATGGAACTGGGCCAGATGCCGGTCGGCACCATCATCCACAATGTGGAGATGAAGCCGGGCAAGGGCGGTCAGCTCTGCCGGTCGGCGGGCACCTATGCCCAGCTGGTCGGTCGCGATCGCGGCATGGTGATGGTCCGCCTGTCCTCGGGCGAACAGCGCTACATCCGCTCGGACTGCATGGGCACCGTTGGCGCCGTGTCGAACCCCGACAATGGCAACACCAACCTCGCCAAGGCAGGCCGCAACCGTTGGAACGGCATTCGTCCGCTGACCCGCGGTGTTGCCAAGAACCCGGTCGATCACCCGCATGGCGGTGGTGAAGGCCGGACCTCGGGCGGCCGTCATCCGGTCACGCCTTGGGGCAAGCCGACCAAGGGTGCACGCACCCGCCACAACAAGGCGACGGACAAGTTCATCATCCGTAGCCGCCACGCGAAGAAGAAGAGGTAAGCGAGATGGCTCGTTCCGTCTGGAAAGGTCCGTTCGTGGACCTCAGCCTTCTGAAGAAGGCGGAAACCGCGCAGGACGCCGGTGGCCGTGCGCCGATCAAGACCTGGTCGCGTCGTTCCACTATCCTGCCGCAGTTCGTTGGCCTGACGTTCAACGTCTATAACGGCCGCAAGCATGTTCCGGTCTCCGTGAACGAGGATATGGTGGGTCACAAGCTGGGCGAATTCGCCCCGACCCGCTTCTTCCCCGGCCACGCTGCCGACAAGAAGGGCAAGCGCTAATGAGCAAGGAAAAGGCTCCCCGTCGCGTCGCCGACAATGAGGCCCTGGCCGTTGGCACGCAGATCCGTGGTTCGGCCCAGAAGCTGAACCTGGTTGCCACGCTCATCCGCGGCCGCAAGGTCGAGGACGCGCTGAACATCCTCGCCTTCTCGAAGAAGGCGATGGCGGTCGACGTGCGCAAGGTGCTGGCTTCGGCCATCGCCAACGCGGAAAACAACCACAATCTGGACGTCGACGCGCTCGTCGTGGCCGAAGCATCGGTGGGTAAGAGCTTCA
The sequence above is drawn from the Sphingobium sp. AP49 genome and encodes:
- the rpsJ gene encoding 30S ribosomal protein S10, translated to MDSNIRIRLKAFDHRVLDQATGDIAETARRTGALIRGPIPLPTRIEKFTVNRGPHIDKKSREQFEVRTYKRMLDIVQPTPQTVDALMKLDLAAGVNVEIKLA
- the rplC gene encoding 50S ribosomal protein L3 — its product is MRTGVIAKKVGMTRLFQDDGRHVPVTVLALEGNQVVARKETDRDGYIAVQLGAGVAKAKNVAKPQRGHFGKAEVEPKARLVEFRVAEDALLDVGAEIAADHFIAGQLVDVAGHTQGKGFAGAMKRWGFGGMRATHGVSISHRAHGSTGNRQDPGRVFKNKKMAGHMGDRERTQQNLEIVRTDVERGLLFVKGSVPGAKGTWLTVCDAVKVKRPADVPYPASLKAAANSNNAPAETPAEEAAAPEATEGQEG
- the rplD gene encoding 50S ribosomal protein L4 — protein: MKVNVQTLDAQAAGELELNDAVFGLEPRADILHRVVTWQLEKRRGTARGTRERSDVARTGKKFGRQKGGGTARHGDRRAPVFIGGGKAHGARVRDFNPSLNKKVRALGLKMALSSKVKDGSLFIIDSLDVAEGKTKALVANLAKLNLNKVLFIDGDAVNVSFAKASANIIGVNLLPAVGANVYDILKADSLVLTRAAVEKLEARFNG
- a CDS encoding 50S ribosomal protein L23, with amino-acid sequence MAKKEAATVANRHYDVVVAPVITEKSTLLSENNAVVFKVANDASKPEIKAAVEALFGVTVKAVNTLVQKGKVKRWKGKPYKRSDFKKAIVTLAEGQSIDVTTGI
- the rplB gene encoding 50S ribosomal protein L2 codes for the protein MALKHYNPTSPAQRGLILVDKSSLHKGKPVKALTEGKRKTGGRNNKGHVTSRGIGGGHKQRYRIIDFKRRLWDVEGTVERLEYDPNRTAFIALVNYPDGTQAYILAPQRLAPGDKVIAGKKTDVKPGNAMELGQMPVGTIIHNVEMKPGKGGQLCRSAGTYAQLVGRDRGMVMVRLSSGEQRYIRSDCMGTVGAVSNPDNGNTNLAKAGRNRWNGIRPLTRGVAKNPVDHPHGGGEGRTSGGRHPVTPWGKPTKGARTRHNKATDKFIIRSRHAKKKR
- the rpsS gene encoding 30S ribosomal protein S19, which translates into the protein MARSVWKGPFVDLSLLKKAETAQDAGGRAPIKTWSRRSTILPQFVGLTFNVYNGRKHVPVSVNEDMVGHKLGEFAPTRFFPGHAADKKGKR
- the rplV gene encoding 50S ribosomal protein L22, which translates into the protein MSKEKAPRRVADNEALAVGTQIRGSAQKLNLVATLIRGRKVEDALNILAFSKKAMAVDVRKVLASAIANAENNHNLDVDALVVAEASVGKSFTLKRFHARGRGKSTRILKPFSRVRIVVREAGEEAEA